In Coccidioides posadasii str. Silveira chromosome 4, complete sequence, one genomic interval encodes:
- a CDS encoding uncharacterized protein (EggNog:ENOG410PFD4~COG:P~TransMembrane:11 (o12-32i102-124o130-153i174-195o201-225i245-262o268-284i296-315o327-349i361-384o410-436i)~BUSCO:1739at33183), whose amino-acid sequence MAWDHLDIDKPHVAYMILGGFTSLFMLCSLFVKEKLYIGEATVATLCGVIFGPHAANLFDPISWGNVDKITLECSRIVLVVQCFAVGVELPKSYMERHWKSVALLLVPVMTWGWLATSLFIWWMVRPLTWLESLICAACVTATDPVLASSVVGKGKFAKRVPKHLRDLLSAESGCNDGMAFPFIYLSLYILAYQPSTNKVALHWICITLLYECILGGFLGFMIGYAGRHAIRFAERKGIIDRESFLVFYFVLALFCAGTGSLLGMDDLLMGFSAGVGFSNDGWFTEKTEESHVSNVIDLLLNLAYFVYFGAIIPWQEFDAPEIGLPVWRLVIIAIFVIFFRRIPIMLLLKPVIPDVKTWREALFAGHFGPIGVGAIFACILARAELETHSTQPLDGLPGKGSPNYMVIQLIWPITTFLVISSILVHGSSVAVFTLGKRINTLTITMSYTTANDEGPSWMNRLPRIQSQSKASLSLRKESLDSSNEALPQFPPGTLGPIGIPGNLLRRQREGEQPSQPGSRASSRKPTRRKKLGAGGPISQSAIMPQRRTEPVTADETVDLEEQPIDRAVEAGRPRIESGTEGEEEPFRRPELEVYQEGDNMIIEDEEGNVLETTDISHLSPEQREQEIMAQHKRIREDPTGFFAKAKGLPHEQTEGEAIKKAIGKDLARPLKQFRNHLPWNNGKEKDAEAGGEPSKKKTKKERKRRSARAYQFANTIIVEDEDGEVIKKYTIPGHKTTKKPTIEGEPSTKAASAARKWSVARVGTWIGRGDGMASAAKPKDEEEASSDEERLRFTVPGKDGRGHRLGGRRMTKEDFIREIQRLEPQTRKEIYDEDIPGQLKPDTGDEQPETTRRAQGGQVEGQGTPPCPTPAEYTPLIGQEESIGREQEVPAPDVAATLAQYTGPDTSAAEARRRRLLGPRESPPPSPTSSVRRRRDSEDDGTRRIPPAERRQLAGLPPSQPASATSRAKDIDPETGETHVERQRRLAALGQLPDTGDDEDAEGRGRHRGDGHSDSEDDGRPRPVRGKVSFADGTRPAKTRPGAMAVHPPRGASSGGAPTAEQTSSQPSSSSSSGNGNGNGSSSGNGDGNGNGNGDSRRHVSRISWGGERGRS is encoded by the coding sequence ATGGCGTGGGACCACCTTGACATCGACAAACCCCATGTCGCGTATATGATATTGGGTGGCTTCACCAGCCTGTTCATGTTGTGCTCGCTTTTTGTGAAGGAGAAACTCTATATCGGTGAAGCAACGGTCGCCACTCTGTGCGGTGTGATTTTTGGCCCTCATGCCGCCAATCTATTCGACCCCATATCGTGGGGCAACGTTGACAAGATTACACTGGAATGCTCGCGAATTGTCCTTGTGGTGCAATGCTTTGCTGTTGGCGTCGAACTGCCAAAATCTTACATGGAGAGGCACTGGAAATCGGTAGCACTGCTTCTGGTACCCGTGATGACATGGGGCTGGTTGGCGACCAGTCTTTTCATCTGGTGGATGGTACGTCCGTTGACGTGGTTGGAGAGCTTGATCTGTGCTGCCTGCGTCACGGCCACTGATCCCGTCCTGGCCTCGTCGGTCGTTGGTAAAGGCAAATTTGCAAAACGTGTTCCGAAACATCTTCGAGACTTGCTCTCTGCTGAATCAGGATGTAACGACGGCATGGCCTTCCCTTTTATTTATCTCTCGCTTTATATCCTAGCTTATCAACCTAGCACCAACAAGGTGGCGCTCCATTGGATTTGCATCACACTTCTTTATGAATGCATCCTAGGTGGCTTTCTCGGATTTATGATTGGTTATGCTGGCCGTCATGCCATCAGGTTTGCGGAGCGGAAGGGGATCATTGATCGAGAGAGTTTCTTGGTCTTCTACTTCGTGTTAGCTCTCTTTTGTGCTGGAACCGGTAGTCTACTGGGGATGGACGATTTACTGATGGGGTTTTCAGCCGGAGTAGGGTTTAGTAACGATGGCTGGTTCACTGAGAAAACAGAAGAGTCCCATGTCTCCAATGTCATCGATCTGCTGCTAAACTTGGCGTATTTTGTCTATTTTGGCGCAATCATCCCCTGGCAGGAGTTCGACGCACCAGAGATTGGTCTTCCAGTTTGGAGATTGGTCATTATTGCGATTTTTGTGATCTTTTTTCGTCGGATACCCATTATGCTGCTCCTGAAACCTGTTATACCGGACGTTAAAACTTGGCGGGAGGCCCTCTTCGCCGGCCATTTTGGGCCAATTGGCGTCGGTGCGATTTTCGCTTGTATCCTAGCTCGAGCAGAGCTGGAGACACATTCTACTCAACCGCTCGATGGGCTTCCGGGGAAAGGCTCCCCCAATTACATGGTTATCCAGCTTATTTGGCCTATAACAACCTTCCTGGTTATCTCATCCATTCTCGTCCACGGATCCTCGGTTGCTGTGTTTACTCTCGGCAAGCGCATCAATACGTTGACGATAACCATGTCTTACACAACTGCCAACGACGAAGGGCCGTCTTGGATGAACCGACTTCCTCGAATTCAATCCCAGTCCAAAGCTTCTCTGTCCTTGCGCAAGGAGTCCCTCGATTCGTCTAACGAAGCGCTACCTCAGTTCCCGCCTGGGACTTTGGGTCCAATTGGTATTCCTGGCAACTTGTTGCGACggcagagagaaggagagCAGCCCAGTCAGCCGGGTAGTCGTGCTTCCAGCCGAAAACCTACCAGAAGAAAGAAGCTAGGAGCGGGAGGTCCAATCAGTCAATCTGCTATCATGCCACAACGAAGAACCGAGCCTGTAACGGCCGACGAAACTGtagatcttgaagagcagcCTATCGACCGGGCTGTAGAAGCGGGAAGACCTAGGATCGAATCTGGGACGGAGGGTGAGGAAGAACCGTTTAGACGGCCTGAGTTAGAAGTCTACCAAGAAGGAGACAACATGATCATTGAAGACGAAGAAGGAAATGTTCTTGAAACTACAGATATTAGCCATCTTTCGCCTGAACAACGAGAGCAAGAGATTATGGCCCAGCACAAGCGTATCCGTGAGGATCCCACTGGATTTTTTGCTAAGGCGAAAGGGCTTCCCCATGAGCAAACGGAAGGAGAAGCCATTAAGAAGGCTATTGGAAAGGATCTTGCTCGTCCACTCAAGCAGTTTAGAAACCATTTGCCCTGGAACAATGGCAAGGAGAAAGATGCGGAGGCAGGTGGTGAGCCCTCGAAAAAGAAGACAAAGAAGGAGCGCAAACGTCGGTCTGCTCGCGCTTATCAGTTCGCAAATACAATCATAGTCGAGGACGAAGACGGTGAAGTTATCAAGAAATATACCATTCCTGGTCACAAGACAACCAAGAAGCCCACCATAGAAGGTGAACCGTCCACCAAAGCAGCGTCGGCGGCTCGGAAATGGAGCGTGGCCCGAGTGGGTACGTGGATTGGGCGTGGCGACGGCATGGCAAGCGCAGCTAAACCGAAAGACGAGGAAGAAGCGTCATCTGACGAGGAGAGGCTCCGGTTTACTGTGCCTGGAAAGGATGGGCGAGGCCATCGTCTTGGAGGTCGTAGAATGACCAAGGAGGATTTTATTAGAGAGATTCAACGCCTTGAACCTCAGACGCGAAAAGAGATCTACGATGAAGACATTCCAGGTCAATTGAAGCCTGACACCGGAGACGAACAACCTGAGACCACGCGGCGGGCGCAGGGTGGTCAAGTGGAAGGTCAGGGAACGCCTCCTTGCCCTACACCAGCCGAATATACCCCGTTAATTGGACAAGAGGAGAGCATAGGAAGAGAACAAGAGGTGCCTGCTCCTGACGTCGCGGCCACGTTAGCTCAATATACCGGTCCCGACACTTCGGCCGCAGAAGCCCGCCGTCGCCGTCTCCTTGGACCTCGGGAATCACCCCCTCCATCACCAACCAGCAGCGTCCGGCGTCGTCGCGACTCCGAGGACGATGGAACAAGACGTATCCCACCTGCAGAACGTAGACAGCTAGCTGGCCTGCCACCATCGCAACCCGCATCCGCGACGTCACGGGCCAAAGATATCGATCCGGAGACCGGGGAAACACATGTGGAACGGCAGCGCCGTCTTGCTGCCTTGGGTCAGCTACCTGACACCGGTGACGATGAGGACGCTGAAGGGCGTGGTCGCCACCGCGGTGACGGGCACTCTGATAGCGAAGATGACGGGCGGCCGCGCCCGGTGAGAGGGAAGGTATCATTTGCCGACGGAACACGGCCGGCGAAGACGAGGCCGGGCGCGATGGCGGTGCACCCTCCTCGGGGTGCGAGTAGCGGTGGTGCACCTACGGCGGAGCAAACGTCGTCGCAACCCAGTTCGAGCTCTAGCAGTGGAAATGGAAATGGCAATGGGAGTAGTAGCGGGAATGGGGACGGTAACGGTAACGGTAACGGCGATTCTAGACGACATGTATCACGTATTTCATggggaggagagagaggTAGATCATGA
- a CDS encoding uncharacterized protein (EggNog:ENOG410PFT6~COG:S~TransMembrane:5 (o54-72i92-113o125-147i167-185o191-210i)~BUSCO:12537at33183), which yields MSVKFEKETVKTATKVGEELAHKVGEKLTGGKTQNGYLAAYLKQLQSNPLRTKMITSGSLFALQEILASWIAHDRSKHGHYFNSRIPKMSIYGAFISAPLGHFLIGILQRVFAGRTSLKAKILQILASNLIISPIQNVIYLASMAIIAGARTFHQVRATVKSGFFRVMKVSWVVSPLSLAFAQKFLPEQTWVPFFNIVGFIIGTYINAHTKKKRLEALRRKQYGSGKSSTGRPEDYPPRPNY from the exons ATGTCGGTCAAATTCGAGAAGGAAACAGTCAAGACCGCGACCAAGGTCGGCGAGGAACTCGCTCACAAGGTCGGAGAAAAATTGACCGGAGGAAAGACGCAGAATGGATACCTGGCT GCGTACCTTAAGCAGCTCCAATCGAACCCGCTCCGGACCAAAATGATCACCTCGGGGTCGCTCTTTGCCCTGCAGGAGATCCTTGCTTCGTGGATCGCGCACGATCGCAGCAAGCATGGCCATTACTTCAATTCCAGGATACCAAAGATGTCGATTTACGGCGCTTTCATCAGCGCTCCGCTTGGCCATTTCTTGATCGGTATCCTGCAGAGGGTCTTTGCCGGCCGCACCAGTCTCAAGGCCAAGATCCTACAGATTCTGGCTAGCAACCTCATT ATCTCGCCCATCCAGAACGTCATCTATCTGGCCTCGATGGCTATCATCGCTGGCGCTCGCACCTTCCACCAGGTCCGGGCTACTGTGAAGTCTGGATTCTTCCGTGTGATGAAGGTCAGCTGGGTTGTTTCGCCACTGTCGCTGGCATTCGCCCAGAAGTTCCTCCCAGAGCAGACCTGGGTGCCGTTCTTCAACATTGTTGGCTTCATCATCGGCACCTACATCAATGCCCATACCAAGAAGAAGCGGCTCGAGGCATTGAGACGCAAG CAATACGGCTCTGGCAAGAGCTCCACCGGGCGCCCAGAAGACTACCCACCAAGACCGAATTACTAG
- a CDS encoding uncharacterized protein (EggNog:ENOG410PT34~COG:S~BUSCO:15110at33183) yields MEDTVTTPDPLEPSVQAEPSPAANRAEEKAQWQPKGQKTCGCSTLKDTLSKADSTALRLSNLISTSYGEEATLAIAGYSADILHHALLSPPLRAIFSCLRTRLGLSASADDSKSQTRPLLALASLISETRTALRLLGLIPLWEWGSATVKSPPADPVLRSVAFAQVVVNVIYQFMENVAFLASKGVVSQRLLQRLGGVGKWYIWSTRAWLGHVVLEFVRLWRERSLAARQKELALAKASSSDDRLSDEDQRAEALRMRAWRKSLVNNLAWFPLCVHWSLEDGARVPSNIVGLLSFIATAWKVSDLWKATASAI; encoded by the exons ATGGAGGACACCGTCACCACCCCCGATCCCTTAGAGCCGTCGGTTCAAGCGGAACCCAGCCCTGCAGCAAATAGGGCTGAAGAGAAAGCACAATGGCAGCCCAAGGGCCAAAAGACCTGTGGGTGTAGCACCTTGAAGGACACTCTCTCAAAGGCAGATAGCACAGCCCTACGCTTAAGCAA CTTAATATCCACGTCGTACGGAGAAGAAGCCACACTGGCGATAGCTGGCTACTCTGCCGACATCCTGCACCATGCGCTCCTTTCCCCGCCGCTACGAGCCATCTTCTCTTGCCTTCGCACCCGTCTGGGGCTCTCCGCGTCTGCAGATGATTCGAAATCGCAGACGCGGCCTCTTCTTGCCCTGGCATCCCTGATCTCCGAGACCCGGACCGCTCTCCGTTTGCTCGGCCTGATACCGCTCTGGGAATGGGGTTCGGCGACTGTGAAATCACCGCCGGCTGATCCAGTCCTGCGGTCGGTAGCTTTTGCCCAGGTTGTCGTCAACGTCATCTACCAATTCATGGAGAACGTTGCGTTTCTTGCGTCCAAGGGCGTGGTCTCGCAGCGTCTCCTCCAGCGTCTGGGTGGCGTTGGGAAATGGTATATCTGGTCTACCCGAGCATGGTTGGGCCATGTCGTTCTGGAATTTGTGCGCCTGTGGCGAGAACGATCGCTAGCTGCGAGGCAGAAGGAACTAGCACTGGCGAAAGCGTCATCGTCGGATGATAGGCTTAGCGATGAAGATCAGCGTGCTGAGGCTCTGCGGATGCGGGCTTGGCGGAAGAGCTTGGTGAATAACCTTGCCTGGTTCCCGCTCTGTGTGCACTGGAGCCTGGAGGATGGAGCCCGGGTGCCGAGTAACATAGTTGGACTGCTGAGTTTCATTGCTACTGCTTGGAAAGTGAGCGATTTATGGAAGGCAACCGCAAGCGCGATCTGA
- a CDS encoding uncharacterized protein (EggNog:ENOG410PNFP~COG:S), which produces MMKRSIFTTITPLPSYITRETVIEALHQHSEMIELNPLVIKHVRCKPPGNAPSDEFHCVWYELTDKIHYLPGGILSGNVSYKACFHDLPRGLQTHVYAPTGLDIKEKWSVGGNMPGEPREPIELGLLDVPREGLYLREDVDMRSNILTTSFVKRTLKKAHSVLVERLIVKADLLKQRYEDAQRQSFIPRSLTYPLTETDSHRGSIYSPPSPGFQTTRPDQIPAPIVPRLAFPDDMHLRARASCHAVSPGPVDTFRHSHYIPPKQAHIVEIDSTPVYAPRIGVGQADIFSREKNPAVSTKRAPVIP; this is translated from the coding sequence ATGATGAAACGAAGCATCTTCACAACCATTACCCCGTTGCCTTCCTATATTACTCGTGAAACCGTCATCGAAGCTCTGCACCAACACTCGGAGATGATAGAGCTGAATCCACTCGTCATCAAACACGTAAGATGCAAACCTCCTGGCAACGCTCCTTCGGACGAATTTCACTGTGTGTGGTACGAATTGACGGACAAAATACACTATCTACCGGGTGGAATTCTCTCTGGAAACGTTTCGTATAAGGCATGTTTCCACGACCTGCCCAGAGGCCTCCAGACCCATGTTTACGCCCCTACGGGGCTGGATATAAAGGAGAAATGGAGCGTCGGAGGGAACATGCCCGGTGAACCACGGGAACCAATCGAATTGGGTCTCCTTGACGTCCCCCGCGAAGGTCTGTACCTTCGAGAAGACGTCGATATGAGGTCTAACATCCTCACGACAAGCTTTGTGAAAAGGACCTTGAAAAAGGCTCATTCCGTCCTCGTCGAACGATTAATTGTCAAAGCCGACTTACTGAAACAACGCTACGAAGATGCACAGCGACAGAGCTTCATACCCCGGAGCTTAACGTATCCACTTACGGAGACGGATTCACACCGTGGCAGCATATATTCGCCGCCGTCCCCTGGCTTCCAAACCACTAGACCGGATCAGATACCTGCCCCGATCGTACCGCGTCTCGCGTTCCCAGATGACATGCATCTTCGGGCACGGGCCTCGTGCCATGCCGTCAGTCCGGGCCCTGTAGATACGTTCCGACATTCACATTACATTCCGCCCAAACAGGCACATATCGTTGAAATAGACAGCACGCCGGTGTATGCTCCCCGTATAGGAGTCGGGCAGGCCGATATATTCTCCCGGGAGAAGAATCCTGCGGTATCTACAAAGCGTGCCCCTGTCATTCCGTGA
- a CDS encoding uncharacterized protein (EggNog:ENOG410PI9C): protein MGGKVFSEPRGDQAALRTPRMSEAVYIRTRDFCIDKLRQSFEVVVAPPEAPGKLDYGDVDTLVQGLRPGFTWEEVGKRLNSVRTVRNGETRSFAVPIVCSDGDGDDGEEDTYAQVDVHVCRPGFMEWECLLDSYGDMWKIVGKFMRPLGLTATDKGLHVRIAEIEPFNRAYSMVYLTHSPMDVLDFVGLDVERYQRGFKTLDELYGWCASAKYFHRDAHSSGLETSNDRQRKRKRPMYRNFVDEWIPRNAELWQDKKPASREDVVQQALLRFGKQAEYKERVTAWRYKREEEELWSEVGCVIAEECSTNVNIVLRGLKRWVRFTNGDGDGRSANDEPVRLVLRTEAEMDPDRQPRWASQISHELGDNPLSKAELLEWVRKHWQEVKVLEKGRVAAAKAARR from the coding sequence ATGGGGGGCAAGGTGTTCTCGGAGCCAAGGGGCGATCAGGCCGCCCTCCGGACCCCTCGAATGAGCGAGGCTGTCTACATTCGCACAAGGGATTTCTGCATCGACAAGCTTCGGCAGAGCTTCGAGGTCGTGGTCGCGCCGCCAGAAGCCCCGGGCAAACTAGACTATGGGGACGTGGACACTCTCGTCCAAGGACTTCGACCGGGATTCACATGGGAAGAAGTTGGGAAGCGATTAAACTCCGTCCGCACGGTGAGGAATGGAGAGACGCGAAGCTTTGCTGTTCCTATCGTATGTTCTGacggtgatggtgatgacgGCGAGGAGGACACGTATGCGCAGGTCGATGTGCATGTGTGCCGTCCTGGATTTATGGAGTGGGAGTGCCTGCTTGACTCGTATGGTGATATGTGGAAGATCGTGGGCAAGTTTATGAGGCCGCTCGGCCTGACGGCGACGGATAAGGGGCTTCATGTTCGCATTGCAGAGATCGAACCGTTCAATCGAGCGTATAGCATGGTCTACCTCACGCATAGTCCGATGGATGTGCTGGACTTCGTGGGGCTGGATGTGGAGCGGTATCAACGCGGCTTCAAGACTCTCGATGAGCTCTACGGCTGGTGCGCGAGCGCGAAATATTTTCATCGTGATGCGCATTCGTCTGGCTTGGAGACGTCGAATGACCggcagagaaagagaaagaggccGATGTATCGAAACTTTGTTGATGAATGGATCCCCCGAAATGCTGAATTGTGGCAAGATAAGAAGCCAGCCTCGAGAGAGGATGTTGTCCAGCAAGCGCTACTGCGGTTCGGAAAGCAAGCAGAGTACAAAGAAAGGGTTACAGCATGGAGGTAtaaaagagaggaagaggaactCTGGAGTGAAGTTGGGTGTGTTATCGCAGAAGAGTGCTCCACAAACGTGAATATTGTTCTTAGAGGCTTGAAGAGATGGGTGCGATTTACAAATGGTGATGGCGATGGGCGAAGTGCAAACGATGAACCGGTGCGGCTAGTTCTCCGCACTGAGGCAGAGATGGACCCAGACCGCCAGCCGCGTTGGGCATCGCAGATTTCACATGAACTGGGAGACAACCCCCTTTCAAAGGCTGAACTCCTCGAATGGGTTCGGAAACATTGGCAAGAGGTGAAAGTG